One Ahaetulla prasina isolate Xishuangbanna chromosome 1, ASM2864084v1, whole genome shotgun sequence DNA window includes the following coding sequences:
- the DNAJC27 gene encoding dnaJ homolog subfamily C member 27, with translation METKRKETRKSLRIKVISMGNAEVGKSCVIKRYCEKRFVPKYLATIGIDYGVTKVQIRDREIKVNIFDMAGHSFFYEVRNEFYKDTQGVILVYDVGQKESFDALDLWLAEMKQELGPHGNMENIVFVVCANKIDCGKLRCVDESEGRLWAESRGFLYFETSAQTGEGINEMFQTFYSAIVDLCDNGGKRPITSTSNSFTKEQVDTIRRIRNSKDSWDMLGVKPGATRDEVNKAYRKLAVLLHPDKCMAPGSEDAFKAVVNARTALLKNIK, from the exons ATGGAGACGAAACGGAAAGAAACGCGCAAGTCTTTGAGGATTAAAGTAATCTCCATGGGTAACGCCGAggttggcaag agCTGCGTTATCAAGCGATACTGTGAGAAGAGATTTGTGCCCAAATATCTTGCAACAATTGGCATTGATTATGGTGTCACCAA AGTGCAAATTAGAGACCGAGAAATCAAAGTGAATATCTTTGACATGGCTGGACACTCCTTCTTTTACGAG GTTCGCAATGAATTTTACAAAGACACTCAGGGTGTAATCCTAGTGTATGATGTTGGGCAAAAGGAATCATTTGATGCCCTTGACTTATGGCTTGCTGAGATGAAACAAGAACTTGGACCACATGGAAACATGGAAAACATTGTTTTTGTGGTTTGTGCCAATAAG ATTGATTGTGGCAAGTTGCGTTGTGTGGATGAAAGTGAAGGGCGTTTGTGGGCAGAAAGCAGAGGCTTTCTTTATTTTGAAACTTCTGCACAGACTGGAGAAGGAATTAATGAAATGTTCCAG ACTTTCTACTCGGCTATTGTTGATTTATGTGATAATGGTGGAAAGCGCCCCATAACTAGCACAAGCAACAGTTTCACCAAGGAGCAAGTAGACACCATCCGGAGGATTCGCAACAGCAAGGATAGCTGGGATATGTTGGGTGTCAAACCGGGAGCTACAAG GGATGAAGTAAACAAGGCCTATCGAAAGTTGGCAGTGCTCCTCCACCCAGATAAGTGTATGGCTCCAGGCAGTGAGGACGCCTTCAAGGCTGTGGTGAATGCACGGACTGCCTTGCTCAAAAACATCAAGTAA